In the Sulfurivermis fontis genome, TGCAGCCGCATCATGGCGGTGAACTGTTTGTGCGACAGGCCGAGACACAACGGCATGGCGCCGATACCGGCGCGCTGGCTCGCCAGCATGCGAGCCAGCGGCTCGTCGTTGCCAAGACCGGCCGCCTGGCTCTTCAGTTCGCCATACAGGTCGCGCACATCCAGCGTCATCGCCTCTTTCATCGTCAGCGCCATCGTGACTGTCTCCTTCACCGGTATCCGGCCGGCGTGCAGCCGGCCGCCACTACATCAATCGCAGCGGTGCCCATCACGACGCGGACAGGATTCATCCGCCTGCGCCGCATTCAGATCAATACCCAGCAGCGCCATCACATCCGCCGCCTCGAACCCCACCGAGCGCCAGCCATCCACATCCAGCAGCGGGCGGCGGATGAGCAGCGGATCGGCCAGCATCAGCGCCAGAGCCTGATGCTCGTTCAATCCGGCGGGGTCGACGTCGCCGGCCGTGACAGCCGGCGCGCTGCGGTTGAACCACTCCGCCACCGGTCGCATGCCGAAGAAGCTGCGCAAGAATGGTGCCGTCCATGCCTCGGCCAGCAGGTTGCGAGCCTCCACCTCCAGTCCGGCGGCCAGCAGGAGGGCCTTCTGCCGCGTGTTATTGACGCAGCCGGGCTTTTCGTAAAACAGCACGCGCATGGTCGTCAGCGCCTGGTGCTGTAGTGCAACAACGCGCTGTGGCGCACGCGCACCCGTTGCGGCAGATGGCCGAATGCGCCATGACCTGCCAGCGGGAAACACAATTTCAGCATCCGCAGCCACATGATGGTCACCCCAGAGCCGCCAGGCGTTCCGGCGGGATATTGGTCAGCGAGCCCGGCGGATTGAGCGGCACACCGGCGGCATCGACGATGGCACACTCGATGGGGCAGATACTGGCACACTGGGCATCGGCATAATCGCCGTCACACTCGGTACATTTCTTGGCGTCGATGACGAAATGCGGCACCGCGGCGGAAATCGCCTGCGACGGACAGAGCGGCTCGCAGGCCCAGCAATTGACACAGGCGGCAACGATCTTCAGTGCCATGATGTTTCTCCTTCCGGTTCAGGCGACGCTGGCGCCGGCGGCCGGTGCCGCCGTCAGTTCGCCCGCCTCGGCCATGGCCGCATACAGCGCTGCCACCGCCTCCTCGATGGGCTCCATGGCATGGTCGCTGTCCGGCTTGATGCCGGCCGCCTCCAGCGCCTCCCATGGCGTGATGCCGATGCGGGCACACAGCACGGCACGGCAGCCCTCCAGCGCGCTGATGGTGCGCGCCAGCGTGTCCTCGCCCTCGTCACAGTGGTCGGACCCGACGCAGTACTGATCGGTGCGGCGCGTGCCGACAAAGCGCACGCCATTGGCGGAGGCCTCGTAGACCAGGAACTCGGTGGCATGACCGAAGTGCTGATTGACCACATTGCCGCCGTTGCTCGCCACCGCCATCAGCACCGGCGGCATCGCCGCGGCACGCCGCCTGAGCGAGGCCAACGACACCGTCGCCACCTGCACCTTGGGCTTGTTCATCTCCGCGGCGATGGACGCCTGCACCGCCGCACGGCGGGCACGGATTTCCTCATAGTCGAATTCCATCGCCTCGATCTTGTCCAGGGTGAACTCGGCGCCGCGATCCTCGCCCAGCAGGCCGACCGCATCGGCGCGGCACTGGCGACAATGACGCATCATGTTCATGTCGCCGGCACAGGCATCCTGCAGTGCCTGCAATTCCTGTGCGCTGGGGGAGCGCTGCTCCATGATGCCGTAGTAGGTGCCGTGCTCGGGCTCGGCGATGAGCGGCATGACGTTGTGCAGGAAGGCGCCTTTGGACTTCACCACGCGGCTCACCTCCTTCAGGTGAGCATCATTGACGCCGGGGATCATCACCGAGTTCACCTTCACCAGCACGCCGCGCTCGGTGAGCATCTCCAGGCCGCGCTGCTGCTGCTCTATGAGGATGCGCGCCGCGGCGCGGCCGCGCACGCGCTTGTGATTCCAGAACACCCACGGGTAGATCTCGGCGCCGATCTCCTCGTCCAGGGTATTGATGGTGATGGTGACGTGGTCGATGTTGTGGCGCGACAGCTCGTCGATGTGCTGCGGCAGCGACAGACCGTTGGTGGACACGCACAGCTTGATGTCCGGCGCATACTCGGCGATGCCGCGGAAGGTGGCGAAGGTGCGCTCGGGATTGGCCAGCGGATCGCCGGGACCGGCAATGCCGACCACCGTCATCTGCGGAATCGCCGCCGCCACCGCCAGCACCTTCTTCACCGCCTGCTCCGGATGCAGCACCTCCGACACCACGCCGGGACGCGACTCGTTGGCACAGTCGTACTTGCGGTTGCAGTAGTTGCACTGGATGTTGCACGCCGGCGCCACCGCCACATGCATGCGCGCAAAGTGATGATGCGCCTGCTCGGAATAACAGGGATGGTTGAACACCCGCTCGCGGATATGCGCGGGCAGGTGCGACATCTGATCCGCCGTGCTGCCGCAGGATGATGCGCTGCAACCGCTCTGCTTGCCGATTTCGATAGGGGTGGTCGTGGCCATCGCATAGCTCCCGTTGGTCTTTGCCTAGGGCAGTGCAAGGGCCGTGCCTGAACACTAAACCATTGAATATTCTTCGATATAACTAATCCAACGGGGCCGTTTGTGGGGAAGGCTACGCGGATCGGGCGGGGTGTTGGAGGGGATGTGACATTACGCCCCTACCCCGCGGATGCGGGGGAAGCCGGGAGGGGTTTACTACTCCTCCCCCATGAACATGGGGGAGGCCGGGAGGGGGCGCATGGGATGGTGCGCTGCGCGCGCTGCATATGCGGGGGATTCCGTCCCCCTACGCCGGGATACTTTTCTTTGCTCGGCCAAAGAAAACTAACGAAAAGAAAGGCCGCCCGACTCCCGCGCCGCTATCGCGGTCCCCTGCGCTTCTCGCCCGAATCGGCGCGGCAAACGGGGGTTCAAACCCGGCTCGCCTTCGGCATCGCACGGCTGCCGGGCGCTACGCACCCGCTTGGAGATGACCTGAATCCCCCTTGCCCAGTCCCCTCAATACGGTATCCTTGCCTTAATCCCAACCAATGTCCCCTTTCCCAAGGACCGGCCGAAAGCACCATGACGAAGAACAAAGCCATAAACGCCTATCGGCCCACGCCGAAGAGCTGCGACGCGACTTCGCTGTGGCGCACCTGGACATCTTCGGCTCTGTCGCCCGTGACGAAACCGGTCCTGACAGCGACATCGACATCCTGGTCGAATTCCTGCCTGAAGCCGAAATTGGATTGTTCGAGTTCTATCGTCTGAAATCCCGCCTCGAAGAGATCATGGACGTCCGCGTCGATCTCGCCACCACCGACGCACTCAAAGCCCAACTGAAAGAACAAATCATGAGGGAAAAGATACGTGCCGCCTAGGGAATGGCAGTTCCGCATTCAGGACATCCTCGACTCCGTCGGGAGTTTTTTACTCTGACCCAAACAACTTTCAGAAATCAAAACTTGGAAGAGCCATAGGAAGAGCGAACATATGAGTTCACGGCTGGAAACATTAAGAAAATACTTCGAGTCCGGCACTGCCGAAGGAGATAGCTCATTTCTGAGCGAGGTGTTTGTTGCGCCTGAAGAATACCCCAACTTTATTTCGGTTCCAGTTTTTTCAGTGACTGGAGCCTATGGATCGCGTTAAAGAACTGAGCGATGCTTCTGTTCCATTTGGATTTGATGTTCACGCCATGATCTACTCGGAAAACGATCCGGAACAAGAAGCTAGTTTACATACGGAGCTCGAACAAAGACGCGTAAATCTTGTTAATGGACGCAAAGAGTTTTTCAATGCATCCCTCCAAGAGATCGAGCAAATTGTAAAGCGCAAGAAATCTGATATTGAATTCATTCGCCTCGCGGAATCGAGAGATTATCGCGAGTCGTTAGCGATCATAAGAAATAGTGAAATTCCTCCTGAGACCGACGCGAAGCACACTTTGCTGGATAAATTTCCGGAAAACATATAACACAGTTCGGAGTTTGGTGTCAGAGAGTTCTGGAACAGTGGGTCAATTTGAGACTGTAAATCAAATTGGAATAACCGGAATAACCGGGGACAGACCACGGATCCCAAATGACTCGCGGGCGCGAAGCGCCCGCCACCCGCGCGATGCCGCAGGCGAGCCGGTTTGAAATCCCCTTTGTCTCGCCGAGTAGCGCAGCTCAAAACGGTTAAGGCCCGCAGGGGGCGCGCCAGGGATGGCGCGTCTTTCGCCGTCGGGACAGGGACGTCCCGTCGGCGAAACCCCGTTTTGAGCGAGCAACGCAGGGCACCCGCAGGGCGAGACATCGGGGCCGCCTTCCTTTGGTTACTTTCGTTGGCGGGATAACGAAAGTGACCCGCGCGCGGGGCGGCTCCCCGCATCGAAATCAATCCGCGCGATAGCGCACCATCCCACGCGCCCCCTCCCTGCCTCCCCCATATTCATGGGGAGGAGCAGCGGCGCCGGGGCGCACACAGCGGCCAAGCGTGCCCCGGCCCTCATGAAGTCGCCACGGGACATCCAAGTCACCCTGGCGACATTCGGACTCGGGGCAATTATGCGCTTCGCGCGGCCGCGGCACGTCCTGCGGCTTCGGGCCTCCTTGAGGCCCTGGCCACAATGACTCTACGGCGACACACCTTGGCTGCTTCGCCCGCCAAGGCTCGCCTACCGCGGGCTCCTCGGCTCCTGCCTCGTTCGTCAGCGCGCAGCGAAGAAATCCCCGCCCGGGATCAACTCCAATCCCTCCACCGGCCGGTTGTAGATATAGACCCACGCCGCGATGGTGTGCCCGTTGTGCAGGCGAACCTGGTGCAGCTCGCGCACGTATTCGGTGGGATGGGCGAACCCCGGCCCGCAGGCCTCGTAGCGGTCGAGTTCGGCAAGGGCGAACAGCGGGCGGCGCAGGCGGTAGACCTCGCCATGCACCAACTCGGCGGGATCGTCGGACGGCACGGCGCCGGGATAGAAGTCCACCCGGTACAGCCTCCCCTGCCACGTCGCGTGGGCGATGAAGTCGGACTCGCGGGCAAGAAAGTCGTGCATCGGGTTGGCGCCCCCCTGGCGCAGGGTGCCGTAGACGAACAGATGGGACTCGAACACGGTGTGCGTCAATCCTTGCGGCAAGCGGAATGCGCGGTATTTTCCCGTATCGCCAGGTGGGCTGCCAGCGCGCTGTCCATGGTGGCGGCATGAACGGAAAACCAGGACGGTATCTGTTCGGCCACATAACTGCGCGCCAGGGTGATTCTGCCCTGCATGACACGCTGGCCCAGCGCCCGCAACTCCCCCAGCACGCGCCAGTGTTCGGCGCGATGTTCGGCACTGGCAGGAAAGCCGGACTCCTCCATCAACGCCTCTTCGGCACCGAAGTGGTCGCTGGTATGGTCGAGCAGCGCCAGAAACAAGGTCTGGAACTCGCGCCCCTCGGCCGTGGTCAGGCGATTGACCAGCGCGACGAACTCGGCATGGGTGGCATCCATGCCGGGGTTGCCGAGGAGATAGTTTGAGGGCCAGGGGATCAGGGGCATTTTTCTTGCAGCTTGGAACTGCCTTTAAAACTGTTTCACCTTGATGTTCAGCGTCTGAATGCGGTAGGCGATCTGCCGCGGCGTCATGTCGAGCAGGCGCGCCGCCTTGGCCTGCACCCAGCCGGACTGTTCCAGGGCGGCGATGACGCGTTCGCGCTCGTCCAGGTTGGGCGAGTCGAGGTCGACCGGGCGCGCTGCCGGACGGGCGATGGGCATCTGTTCCTCGATGCCTGTGAGGCTGACGGCGTCGCGGTCGATGCTGCCGTCCTCGCTCATGATGGCCGCGCGTTCCAGGCAGTTTTCCAGTTCGCGCACATTGCCCGGCCAATTGTGACGCATGAGCAGGCGCACGGCGCTTTCGGTGATCGACAGTTCGCGTCCCTGCGCCTTGGCGATCTTCTGCACCAGGAACTGGGCCAGGGCCGGGATATCCTCGGCGCGATCGCGCAGGGCGGGCACCTGGATCGGCATGACGTTGAGACGATAGTAGAGGTCTTCGCGGAACTCGCCCTTCTCCACCGCGCCTTCCAGATCGCGGTTGGTGGCGGCGATGACGCGCACGTCGACCTTGATGGTCTGATTGCTGCCGACGCGCTCGAACTCGCCCTCCTGCAGCACGCGCAGCAGCTTGGCCTGGAAGGTGGGCGAGATCTCGCCGATTTCGTCCAGGAAGATGGTGCCGCCGTGGGCCTGCTCGAAGCGGCCCTTGCGCTGCGCGGCGGCGCCGGTAAAGGCGCCCTTCTCGTGGCCGAACAGTTCGGATTCCAGCAGGTTGTCCGGCAGCGCGGCGCAGTTGAGCTTGACGAAAGCGCCGTTGGCGCGCGGCGAGTTGTAGTGGATGGCATGGGCGATGAGTTCCTTGCCGGTGCCGGACTCGCCGCGGATCAGTACGGTGGTGTTCCATTTCGCCACCTGGCGCACCATCTCGAACACGCGACGCATGGCGCTGGTGTGGCCCACCATGTTGTCGAAACCGAAGTTGCCGCGCACGGTGCGGCGCAGCTGGTCGCGCTCGTCCTTGAGGTCGCGCCGCTCGCGCTCCACCTCCCAGGACAGGCGCACGCTCTGGGCGATGAGGTTGGCCACCATTTCCATGAAGCGGGCGCGATCCTCCAGCAGGCCATCGAGGTGATCGGCCGGCTGCGCGGCGAGCACGCCCACCGGTTTGCCGTCGCCGATCTTGATGGGCACGCCGACGAAGGGCAGGTGCGGTTCGTACAGCCCGGTGCGCGACAGGAAACGCGGCTCGTCGGCGATGCACTCCACTACAACGGTTTTGCCCGCCTCGAGGATGGCGCCGACCACGCCCTCGCCGGGGCGGTAACGCACGGTGTCCACTGCACTCTGCTCGCTGGTGTACAGACCACGCACCAGCATCTCGCCGGTCTCCGGCTCGACCAGAGCCACCATGCCGCGCTCCAGACCGCCGAGGCGATGCAGTGTCTCCAGCACACCCTGCAGCGTGGTGCGCAGGTTGAGCGAGCGGCTCAACACCTTGCTCACTTCATATAACGCCTCCAGTTCACGCTCGATGAGACGGGAACGGGCGGGATTGATGGTTTCGTGTCGCGTGGCCATTACGCGTCCTGTATCGTGTCGCTGCCCATGGGAATGCGCAGGCACAGACGGCAACCGTCGCGCCAGGCCGGATCGATCTCCAGTGTGCCTGCATGCTGATTGACCACCTCCTGTGCGATTGCCAGCCCCATGCCGGCATGTTTGCCGCCCTTGGTGGTGAAGAACGGCTCGAACACCTTGAAGCGCAGTTCCGGCGCGATGCCGGGACCGCTGTCCTCGAACAGAACGGCAACGAAATCACCGTCGATGCGGCTGGCGATGCGCAGCTCGCGCCGCTCGCCGCCGCCCTCTTCCACCGCCTCGACGGCGTTGTCCACCAGTTGCTTGATGAGATTGCGCAGGCGCCGTTCGCGGCCGTTGACCGCGGGCAGATCGGCCTGCGGCAGCCAGTCGATGACGATGCTGGCGGCGAGCAGGCGCGGCGTGCTCACCAGCAGCACCTCGTGGATCAGCTGATTGAGGTTCACCGGCAACACAGGCTCCGGCGCCTCCTGTGGCACGCAGGCGCGCAGCGTCGCCACCGCCGCGCTGCCCTCGTCGCGCACCTGGCGCAGCACGTCCAGCAACGGGTCATCGCCGTCGCTGCGCCGTTCCAGCATGCCCACCGCGGCGTTGAGCAGGTTGAGCGGACGCTGCATCTGGTGCAAGGCACCGGTGAGCGTCTCGCGCAGGCTGCGCCCCAGCGCCTCCTCCGCCATCAGGGCGCGCAGGGCGTTCATGCGCACCTCTTCCTGCTGGCGCTTGATCTCGCTGACCTCGTGCGCCACCAGCAGCAGGTAGGGCACGTCGCGCGCGCTGAAGTAGGCGTCGGCGCTGCCGTCGCGCGCCAGGAAGCGGCTCGCCTGGCAGACGAACCAGCGCGTCGACCCGTCGGGGAAATCCAGGCGCACTTCACGCGCCTGCGGCACGGTCTCGCCGCCGGGCACGCCGCCGTACAGCAGCTGCACGGGGTCATGCCCCTGCAGGTCGGCGAGCAGACGGCGATAGGCACGATTCTGCAGCACCGCCGCGCCGGCCTCGTTCAACACCGCGATCACCACCGGCGCCACGTCCACCACCGAGTCGATGAGTTCCTTCTGGTTTTGCAGCTCCTGCTGCAACTGGAACACCTCGGTGATGTCGCGGTGCATGCCCAGGTAGTGGGTGGTGGTGCCGGCGGCATCCACCACCGGGGCAACCATCAGCTCGGCCACGTAGCGCTCGCCGTTCTTGCGCCGGTTGACCAGCATGCCGTTCCAGCTCTTCTGCTGCATAAGTCGGCCCCACAGCGCCTGGTAGACGATGGCCGGCGTGCTCTTGTCCGACAGCGCCGACTCGTTGTGTCCCACGACCTCAGCGGCACTGTAGCCGGTGACCTGGGTGAAGGCCGCGTTGGCGTAGAGGATGTTGGCGGCGGTGTCGGTGATGGAGATGGCCACCGGCGCCTGCTCCACCGCCTCCATGAACAGGCGCGGCATCAGGCCGGGGCGGCGGTCGCCGTGCAGCGCCGTGCCCAGCATCTGCAACACCGCCGCCGGCACCTCCGGCGCCGGCGCGCTCAGGAAGCGCTCCACCGCCTCGATGGCCTCCTGGGTGAGTGCGGACTGTTTGGGCTGGGACATGGGCTGCACCGTATATGAACCTTGCGGTGCTCAATGCAGGATGCGTGCCCGACAAAGGCAGGTGCGAGATACGCGATACAAGGTACGAACGGCGCCTCTGCGTACGGCGTTTGTTTTGTTGTATGTGCGACAAGCGCCTGTAGCATCACGGGTCCGAATGACAAAAGTTTCACACTTTCCTGCACCAAAGCCGTGCAACGGCACGACAAATCGGTGCAAACACTGTGGGTATCGTGGTGCAGACGGCCCGCCGCCGCCGTGGCACGGTTGATGCAAAAACCTCTGCAACGATGAAGAGGTATGCAACGTGACCGAATATCTCCTGCTCCTGCTCGGCACCGCCCTGGTGAACAACGTGGTCCTGGTGAAGTTCCTCGGCCTGTGTCCGTTCATGGGCGTATCCAGCAAGGTGGACTCCGCCCTCGGCATGGGTCTGGCCACCACCTTCGTGCTCACCCTCGCCGCCTTTGCCGGCTGGCTGCTGGAGCACTTCGTGCTGCAGCCGCTCGGCATCGGCTTCCTGCGCATCCTCGCCTTCATCCTGGTCATCGCCGCGGTGGTGCAGTTCACCGAGATGGTGGTGCGCAAGACCAGCCCGGCCCTGTACCAGATGCTCGGCATCTTCCTGCCGCTGATCACCACCAATTGCGCCGTGCTCGGCGTCGCCCTGCTCAACGTGCAGGAGGGCAACGGCTTCGTGCACAGCCTGCTGTACGGCTTCGGTTCGGCCCTCGGCTTCACCCTGGTGATGGTGCTGTTCGCCGGCATGCGCGAGCGCCTGGCCCTCGCCGCGGTACCGGCGCTGTTCAAGGGCGCGCCCATCGGCTTCATCGTCGCCGGTCTGCTGTCGCTGGCGTTCATGGGCTTCGGCGGGCTGCCGGTGAAGTAGGAGCCCACTCCGTGGGCGAAAAGCCGTATAACCGGCCCCGAGCGAATGAATGGATTGTTGCAAATGACGTACAGAGGTAACCGATCATGTTCGCTGCCGTACTGAGTCTGACCGTGCTGGGCCTGGCCCTGGGCTGGCTGCTCGGCCTCGCCGCGCGCCGCTTCAAGGTGGAGGTCGATCCGCGCGTGGCGCAGGTGGAGGCGCTGATGCCGGGATCGCAGTGCGGCCAGTGCGGCTTCCCCGGCTGTGGCCCCGCCGCGCTGGCGGTGGTCAACGGCGAGGCGCCGCTGACCCTGTGCCCGCCCGGCGGCAAGGCGCTGGTGGAGGCGCTCGGCAACACCCTCGGCGTCAGCGTCGACACCTCGGCGATGAACGACGGCGGCCCGCGCCTGGCGCGCGTCGACGAGTCCATCTGCATCGGCTGCATCAAATGCCTGCGCACCTGCCCCACCGACGCCATCATCGGCGCGCCGAAGCAGATCCACGTGGTGATGGAACGCGCCTGCACCGGCTGCGGCGCCTGCATCGACATCTGCCCCACCGGCGCCCTCGCCCTGGTGGAGGAGCAACCCACCCTGCGCACCTGGCGCTGGAGCAAACCCGAACTCGTCGCGGCATGAACGCGCCCCGTGAAATCGCCGACAACTCCGTGAGGTGACCGCATGAAAAACGCATACACCGTCCATCGCCAAGACACCGCAGCACGGAACACCGCGCCCCGCCTCACCCCCGCCGCGCGCAACGGCTGGCGTCTCGGCAGCGACGCGCCGCACCGCTGCGCCGAGGCGGAAACCCGCCGGCTGGTGCTGCTCATGGAATCCGTGGCATGAAACTGTTCCGCTTCCGCGGCGGCATCCACCCGCCCACCCGCAAGGAGCTGAGCGCCGACGCGGCCATCGAGACCATGCCGCTGCCGGAACGGCTGTACATCCCGATGCAGCAGCACATCGGCGTGCCCGCCGAACCGGCGGTGAAGATCGGCCAGCACGTGCTCAAGGGCCAGTTGCTGGCGCGCGCCAGCGGCGCGCTGTCGGCGCCGATCCACGCCCCCACCTCGGGCTGGGTGCGCGCCGTCACCGACTTCACCGCGCCGCATCCCTCCGGCCTGCCGATCCTCACCGTGGTGCTGGAGCCGGACGGCAAGGACGAGTGGGATGAATTCCCGCAGCCGAAGGACCCGTTCGAGATGCCGCCGGAACTGATCGCCGAGCGCGTCGCCGCGGCCGGCATCGTCGGCATGGGCGGCGCCACCTTCCCCACCGCGGTGAAGCTGAGTGGCGCCACCAACAAGCACATCCACACCCTGCTCATCAACGGCGGCGAGTGCGAGCCCTACCTCACCTGCGACGATCGCCTGATGCGCGAGCGCGCCGCGGAGATCATCGACGGCGTGCGCCTGATCCTGCACGGCATCCGCTGGGGCCGCGCCCTCATCGCCATCGAGGACAACAAGCCGGAAGCCCTCGCCGCGATGCGCGAGGCGGCCAAGGGCCATGGCCAGCTGGAAGTGGTCGCCGTGCCGACGCTGTATCCGATGGGTTCGGAGAAGCAGCTGATCAAGACCGTCACCGGACTCGAAGTCCCCGCCGGCGGTCTTGCCGCGCAGGTGGGCGTGCTGGTGCAGAACGTCGCCACCGCCTACGCCGTGCACGAGGCGATCCGCTACGGCCGTCCGCTGGTGCGGCGCATCGTCACGGTGAGCGGCGGCGCGGTGCGCGACCGGCGCAACCTGGAGGTGCCCATCGGCACCCTGGTGGACGACCTGCTGCGTCACTGCGGCCTCAACGGCGAACCGGCCCGCCTGCTGATGGGCGGGCCGATGATGGGCACGGTGCTACCGCACAGCATGGTGCCCATCGTCAAGGGCAGCAACGGCGTGCTGGCGCTGGACCGTCCGGAACTGCCGGAGGGCGCCGCCTCGCCCTGCATCCGCTGCGGCTCCTGCGTGCGCGTCTGCCCGGTGGGCCTGATGCCGCTGGAACTGATGAAACGCGCACAGGCCAACGACCTCGACGCCGCCGTGGATTACGGCCTGTCCGATTGCCTGTCCTGCGGCACCTGCGCCTACGTCTGCCCGGCGCACCTGCCGCTGACCCACTACTTCAACTACGCCAAGGGCGAACTCGCCGCGCGCGCGCAGCAGAAGCGCAAGAACGACTACACCAAACAGCTGGTGCAGGCGCGCCAGGCACGCCTGGAACGCGAGGCCCAGGCCAAGGCCGCGGCGGCGGCCAAACGCAAGGCCGAACGCGCGGCGAAGAAGGCGCAGGAGGCAGAGGCATGACCACCCCCATCAGCGGCCCCCACTATCACGGCCAGCGCAGCGTGCGCGGCATCATGCTGCAGGTGATGCTGGCGCTGGTGCCGGCCACCCTCTTCGCCCTGTGGCAGTTCGGCTGGCCGGCGCTGTTCCTGTTCGTCATTACGCTGCTCAGCGCCATCGCCACCGAGGCGCTGTCGCTGCATCTCGCCGGCAAGGCGCAGCGCGTGTTCCTGCTCGACGGTTCCGGCCTGCTCACCGCCTGGCTGCTGGCGCTGAGCCTGCCGCCCTGGGCGCCGTGGTGGCTCGGCGTGGTGGGCGGCGCCTTCGCCATCGTGCTCGGCAAGCAGGTGTTCGGCGGCATCGGCCAGAACCTGTTCAACCCGGCGATGCTGGCGCGGGTCGCCTTGCTCATCTCCTTCCCCGTCGTCATGACGCGCTGGACCGTCCCGCAGCCGCTGTTCAGCGCCGGCGCGCCGGGCTTCATCGACAGCCTGCGCATCACCTTCGGCGGCAGCGCCGATCACGACAGTCTCACCGGCGCCACCGTGCTCGGCCACAGCAAGACCGAACTCACGCGCGGCATCGGCCTCGACGTTTCGCTGACGGATGTCTACACGCCGCTGGATTACCTGTTCGGCGTCAGCAGCGGCAGCCTGGGCGAAACCTCCGCGCTGCTGTTGCTGCTCGGCGGCGTGTTCCTGCTCGCGCGCCGCATCATCACCTGGCAGATCCCCGTGGCCATGCTGGCGACGGTGGCGCTGCTCGCCGGTGTGATGCACCTGATCGACCCGCTGCGTTACGCCGACCCGCTGCTGCACATCCTCGCCGGCGGTCTGATGCTCGGCGCCTTCTTCATCGCCACCGACCCGGTGACCTCGCCGAGCAGCGGAGCCGGCCAACTGGTATTCGGCGCCGGCTGTGGTGCGCTGGTCTATGTCATCCGCACCTGGGGCGGTTTCCCCGAGGGGCTCGCCTTCGCCGTGCTGATCATGAACGCCGCCACCCCGCTCATCGATCACTACCTGCGTCCCCGCGTCTACGGCCGCAACCGCCGCGGCGCACCGCTGACCTACACGCCGGAACAACTGGGGCGGGAGAGAGAATGACACACAAGGCCAATCCGGAACCGGAATACCGCAAGCGCCTCGCCTACTCCGCGGCGCTGCTCGGCGGCTTCGCCATGCTGGCCGGCGCCGCGCTCACCCTCGGCCACGTCCATACCCGCGACGACATCGCCGCGCGCCTGGCCGAGGACCGCAAGGCCTCCCTCAGCCAGGTGATCCCCGACGCGCTGCACGACAACGACCTCCTCGCCGCCCCGTTGCAGCTTGACCTCGGCGCAGCCGGCAGCAAGACCGTGTTCCGCGCCACGCAGAACGGCGCAGTCAGCGCCGTTGCCTTCGAGATGATCGGCCAGGGCTACGGCGGCGCCATCGTCGTCCTGCTCGGCCTCGACCGCGACGGCAGGGTGCTCGGCGCCCGCGTCATCGCCCACAACGAAACGCCGGGCCTCGGCGACAAGATCGAGGTGAAGAAGGATCGCTGGATCACCAGCCTCGACGGCCACAGCCTCGCCGAGCTGGGCCACGGCGGCTGGCAGGTAAAGAAAGACGGCGGCCAATTCGATCAGTTCACCGGCGCAACGATCACGCCGCGTGCGGTGATAACGGCAGTGCGCAACGGCCTCGAACTGTTCGCCACTCACCGTGAAGAGTTGCTGGCCATGAGTACAAAGGATGAAAACAAGGACACGATGAACAAGAAAACACAGGATTGACAAGATAGCAATCTTGTCAATCTTGAAACATCTTGTTCATCTTGTCTGAGGTTTTGACTGTAAGTGCTCCGTGGTCGAGGGGCACTTGCAACTTGAAACTTTTTACTTGCAACTGGGGTTCATCATGACCGACTACAAACGCATCGTCCGCGACGGCCTGTGGGACAACAATGTGGTATTCGCGCAGATGCTGGCGCTGTGCCCGC is a window encoding:
- the nifL gene encoding nitrogen fixation negative regulator NifL, whose translation is MSQPKQSALTQEAIEAVERFLSAPAPEVPAAVLQMLGTALHGDRRPGLMPRLFMEAVEQAPVAISITDTAANILYANAAFTQVTGYSAAEVVGHNESALSDKSTPAIVYQALWGRLMQQKSWNGMLVNRRKNGERYVAELMVAPVVDAAGTTTHYLGMHRDITEVFQLQQELQNQKELIDSVVDVAPVVIAVLNEAGAAVLQNRAYRRLLADLQGHDPVQLLYGGVPGGETVPQAREVRLDFPDGSTRWFVCQASRFLARDGSADAYFSARDVPYLLLVAHEVSEIKRQQEEVRMNALRALMAEEALGRSLRETLTGALHQMQRPLNLLNAAVGMLERRSDGDDPLLDVLRQVRDEGSAAVATLRACVPQEAPEPVLPVNLNQLIHEVLLVSTPRLLAASIVIDWLPQADLPAVNGRERRLRNLIKQLVDNAVEAVEEGGGERRELRIASRIDGDFVAVLFEDSGPGIAPELRFKVFEPFFTTKGGKHAGMGLAIAQEVVNQHAGTLEIDPAWRDGCRLCLRIPMGSDTIQDA
- the rsxA gene encoding electron transport complex subunit RsxA; translated protein: MTEYLLLLLGTALVNNVVLVKFLGLCPFMGVSSKVDSALGMGLATTFVLTLAAFAGWLLEHFVLQPLGIGFLRILAFILVIAAVVQFTEMVVRKTSPALYQMLGIFLPLITTNCAVLGVALLNVQEGNGFVHSLLYGFGSALGFTLVMVLFAGMRERLALAAVPALFKGAPIGFIVAGLLSLAFMGFGGLPVK
- a CDS encoding RnfABCDGE type electron transport complex subunit B, with translation MFAAVLSLTVLGLALGWLLGLAARRFKVEVDPRVAQVEALMPGSQCGQCGFPGCGPAALAVVNGEAPLTLCPPGGKALVEALGNTLGVSVDTSAMNDGGPRLARVDESICIGCIKCLRTCPTDAIIGAPKQIHVVMERACTGCGACIDICPTGALALVEEQPTLRTWRWSKPELVAA
- the rsxC gene encoding electron transport complex subunit RsxC, with product MKLFRFRGGIHPPTRKELSADAAIETMPLPERLYIPMQQHIGVPAEPAVKIGQHVLKGQLLARASGALSAPIHAPTSGWVRAVTDFTAPHPSGLPILTVVLEPDGKDEWDEFPQPKDPFEMPPELIAERVAAAGIVGMGGATFPTAVKLSGATNKHIHTLLINGGECEPYLTCDDRLMRERAAEIIDGVRLILHGIRWGRALIAIEDNKPEALAAMREAAKGHGQLEVVAVPTLYPMGSEKQLIKTVTGLEVPAGGLAAQVGVLVQNVATAYAVHEAIRYGRPLVRRIVTVSGGAVRDRRNLEVPIGTLVDDLLRHCGLNGEPARLLMGGPMMGTVLPHSMVPIVKGSNGVLALDRPELPEGAASPCIRCGSCVRVCPVGLMPLELMKRAQANDLDAAVDYGLSDCLSCGTCAYVCPAHLPLTHYFNYAKGELAARAQQKRKNDYTKQLVQARQARLEREAQAKAAAAAKRKAERAAKKAQEAEA
- a CDS encoding RnfABCDGE type electron transport complex subunit D; this encodes MTTPISGPHYHGQRSVRGIMLQVMLALVPATLFALWQFGWPALFLFVITLLSAIATEALSLHLAGKAQRVFLLDGSGLLTAWLLALSLPPWAPWWLGVVGGAFAIVLGKQVFGGIGQNLFNPAMLARVALLISFPVVMTRWTVPQPLFSAGAPGFIDSLRITFGGSADHDSLTGATVLGHSKTELTRGIGLDVSLTDVYTPLDYLFGVSSGSLGETSALLLLLGGVFLLARRIITWQIPVAMLATVALLAGVMHLIDPLRYADPLLHILAGGLMLGAFFIATDPVTSPSSGAGQLVFGAGCGALVYVIRTWGGFPEGLAFAVLIMNAATPLIDHYLRPRVYGRNRRGAPLTYTPEQLGRERE